The following is a genomic window from Sulfitobacter pontiacus.
CCCGGCGGATGTCACCTTGTCGAGCGGGGCGTCGGGGATCATGCCTAGGATCATCGCGTGCTTGGGGCTGATATGGGCGCCAAAGGCACCGGCCAGCACAACGCGGTCCACGTGATCGACGCCGAATTTATCCATCAGCAACCGCGCGCCGGAATAAAGCGCTGCCTTGGCCATCTGGATTTCGCGGATGTCGCGGTTGGTCACGGTGATGCGCGGGCCACCATCGGCAGTGCCATCATAGACCAGATAGGAATTGGTGCGCCCGTCGGCAAAGACATTGGCCGATCCGGTTTGTTCAGCCGTGCCGATCAGGCCGGGGGCGTCGACGATCCCGTGGATGCGCATTTCAGCGACCATTTCGATGATGCCCGAGCCGCAGATTCCGGTCACGCCGCTTGCACCGATCTGAGATAGGAAAGCGGGATCGTCGGACCACAGGTCGCTGCCAATCACCTTAAACCGGGCGATCTTGCTGACGGGGTCAATCTCTACCCGTTCGATCGCGCCGGGGGCGGCGCGCTGGCCGCTGCTGATCTGCGCCCCCTCGAAGGCGGGACCGGTGGGGGACGAACAGGCGAGCACTTTATCGCGGTTGCCCAGTAGGATTTCGGCGTTGGTGCCCACATCGACCACCAGCACCAGATCGTCGGATTTATCGGGGGCTTCCGACAGGGCGACGGCGGCGGCATCCGCGCCCACATGGCCCGCAATGCAGGGCAGCAGATAGACGCGGGCAGAAGGGTGGATGTTCAGGTCCAGGTCCATGGCGCGCAGACGCAGCGCGTTTGACGTGGCCAGCGCAAAGGGCGCTTGCCCCAGCTCGAACGGGTCGATGCCCAGAAACAGGTGGTGCATGACCGGATTGCAGACAAACACCGCATCCACGATCATGCCCTTGTCGATGCCGCCCTCGGTGCTGATTTCATCGAACAATGTGTTCATGCCGGCACGGACCGCGCGGGTCATCTCTACCGCGCCGCCTTCGTTCATCATCGAATAGCTGACGCGGCTCATCAGGTCTTCGCCAAAGCGGATCTGCGGGTTCATCACGCCGGAAGAGGCTACGACCTCTCCGGTTTGCAGGTCGCACAGATGCGCGGCGATGGTGGTGGAGCCCAGATCGACCGCCAGCCCGTAAAGCGACCCTTCGTAGAAGCCGGGCCAGAGATGCATGATGCGGGCCGGGTTCTCATCATCGCCCAAATGCACGGCCACGGTGACTTTCCATGCGCCCTTGCGCAGGGCAGGTTGCAGCGTTTGCAAGATTTGCAGATCGGCGGTGACATTTTCAAGCTGCCACTGATCGCGCAGGGCGTCGCAGAGCCTCTCCAGATCGCCCGAGGGGTCGTGCATGTCGGGTTCCTGCACCTCGACGTAAAAGAGCTTGGTCGACGGGTTGAGCACGATATCGCGCGCCTCGGCACGTTTGCGGACCACCTGTTTGTGCACCTGGCTTTCGGCGGGCACATCGATCACCACGTCGCCCATGATCTGCGCCTGACAGCCCAGACGGCGGCCATCAATCAGACCGCGCTTGTCCTTGTAGCGTTGTTCGACGCTGTTCCATTCGGACAGCGCATCCTGCGCCACAGTGACCCCATGCTTCGAGAACTGCCCATATCCGGGCGAGACCTGACATTTCGAACAGATGCCACGCCCGCCGCAGACGGAATCCAGATCAACGCCCAACTGCCGCGCCGCCGTGAGCACCGGCGTGCCCTTGGCAAAGTGACCGCGTTTGCCCGAAGGCGTGAATACCACAAGGGGATCGTTGCTCATCTATCTTTATCCTCAACACTTTGGCGCACCATAGCGAAGCAGGCGGCAGGTGAAAGCCGCGATGCGGCATAATTCCTGCCATCTGCGCCTGTCTGTGCCCCTGTACCCCCATGACAGCAGCTGCGCGGATCACGTATGCGCGTCGAGCAATGCAGTTAGCGTACAAATGGGTCTTTCCAATCAAGGCCATCCATGAAATATGAAACCGCCAAATGAACCCATGCAAGCCGAGGTGCAAAATGGAGATTCGTGAGGCTCTGACCTTTGATGATGTACTACTGGTGCCTGCGGCATCCAACGTGTTGCCGTCTACGGCTGACACGCGGACCCGCGTTACCAAATCGATCGCGCTGAACATTCCGCTGCTCAGCTCTGCGATGGATACGGTCACCGAAAGCCGCATGGCGATTGCCATGGCGCAGGCGGGGGGCATGGGGGTCATTCACCGCAACCTCACGATCGACGAACAGTCCAAGGAAGTGCGCCGCGTCAAACGGTTTGAATCCGGTATCGTCTACAACCCGATCACCCTGCGCCCTGACCAGACGCTGGCCGACGCCAAAGCGCTACAGGAACGCTACCGTGTCACGGGCTTCCCCGTTGTTGATGAAGCAGGCCGCGTTGTGGGCATAGTGACAAACCGCGATATGCGCTTTGCCTCTGATGATGCCACGCCGGTGCGCCTGATGATGTCCTCCGACAATCTGGCGCTGCTGCAAGAGCCCGCCGACCGCGACGAGGCGATCAGCCTGATGAAGGCGCGCCGGATCGAGAAGCTGTTGGTCACTGACGCCAAGGGCAAGCTGACGGGTCTGCTGACGTTGAAAGACACCGAACAGGCCGTGCTGAACCCCACCGCTTGCAAAGACAACCTTGGCCGTCTGCGCGTTGCTGCGGCAACGACCGTTGGCGACGCGGGCTATGAGCGTTCGCAAGCATTGGTCGAGGCGGGCGTTGATATGATCGTAATCGATACTGCGCATGGCCATTCCGCCGGCGTGGCAGAGGCGGTGCGCCGTGCCCGCGACCTGTCGAGCGACGTGCAGATTGTGGCCGGCAACGTCGCCACAGGGGACGCGACCCGTGCGTTGATCGATGCGGGCGCGGATGCCGTTAAGGTTGGCATCGGGCCCGGGTCGATCTGCACCACCCGCATGGTGGCTGGCGTCGGCGTGCCGCAGCTGACGGCGATCATGGATTGCGCCAAAGCCGCGGGCGATGTGCCTATCATCGCTGACGGCGGGATCAAGTTCTCGGGCGATTTCGCCAAGGCGATTGCGGCAGGCGCGTCCTGCGCGATGGTCGGCAGCATGATTGCGGGCACCGATGAATCCCCCGGCGAGGTGATCCTGTACCAGGGCCGTAGCTTCAAAAGCTACCGTGGCATGGGCAGCCTTGGCGCCATGGCGCGCGGCTCTGCCGACCGGTATTTCCAGAAAGACGCCGCATCGGACAAGCTGGTGCCAGAGGGGATCGAAGGTCAGGTGCCGTACAAAGGCTCTGCCAATGCCGTTGTGCACCAGTTGGTCGGCGGTCTGCGTGCGGCCATGGGCTATACCGGCTGTGCCACGGTCGAAGAGATGCGCAAGAACTGCACTTTCGTCAAGATCACCAACGCGGGTCTGTCTGAAAGCCATGTGCATGATGTCCAGATCACCCGCGAGAGCCCGAACTACCGCATCGGATAAGTTCCTTAAATCAAAGGCGTAATCTACGTGACCCAAGCATGACCCCCGGCGCGCGCATCTCTGCCGCCATCGAGATTTTGAACACAATGGCGGACGGTGTCCCGGCGGAGCAAGCCTTGACCCGTTGGGCCCGTGGCAGCCGCTATGCAGGGTCCAAGGACCGTGCTGCGGTGCGCGATCATGTGTTCGATGTCTTGCGGCAGCGGCGGCTGGCCGCGCACCTTGGGGGGAGTGACACGGGGCGGGCGCTGATGATTGGCGTCTTGCGGGCGCAGGGCATCGACCTTGCGCCGCTGTTCAACGGGCAAGGTCACGCGCCACTGCCGTTGTCGGACGCAGAGGCCACGGCCCCCGACGCGTCAAGTGATATGGCGACCCTGTGGAACCTGCCGGACTGGATCATACCGCTGTTTCAGGCGTCACTTGGGGCAGACGCAGAAGCTGTCGCGCAGGCTCTGCAATCGCGGGCACCGATCTCGGTCCGGGTGAATACGGCACAGGCAACGGTCGCGGATGTGGCAGAAGCACTGGCCGAAGCGGGCATCGAAACACGGACGAATGACCTTTGCGCGACCGCCCTGACGGTGACAGAGGGGGAGCGGAAACTTCGCAACTCTGACAGCTACTTACACGGTGATGTTGAGCTTCAGGATGCGGCCAGCCAAGCGGTTGTGGCGGCGCTTCCCGAAGCTGAGCGGATGCTTGATTATTGCGCAGGTGGCGGCGGCAAGGCGCTGGCAATGGCCGCGCGGCGCGATGCTACGGTCTTTGCCCACGACATCGATCCGCGCCGGATGGTGGACCTGCCCGGGCGCGCAGACCGCGCTGGTGCAACCGTCAGACAGGTGACAACCGATGAACTGGACGGGGCAGGCCCCTTTGACGTCGTTCTATGCGATGCTCCCTGTTCGGGGAGCGGGTCGTGGCGCCGGTCGCCCGAAGGCAAGTGGACGTTTACAGCCGGTCGTCTGGAAGAATTGACACAAATTCAGGATAAAATCCTGGATCACGCTGCCACGCTGACCGCCAAAAACGGGACGCTGGCCTATGCGACATGCTCGGTTCTGCAATCTGAAAACGAAGATCGGGCCGCGGCGTTTTTGTCGCGGAACCCGGACTGGACGCAGGTATTTACCAAGCGTTTCCATGTAGATGCGCAGGGTGACGGTTTTTTCACGGCACATTTTAAGCGTCGTTGAAGGATCTTTGAAACAACTTGAAGATGTTATTTCCTTTGACCTGATACGAAATTAACAGCACATTAACCCTCCTAAGTTTAAATGAACTCGGTTTCATGATTTAGGGGGAAAGTGTTGGCTCAAGAAAGTGCGGCTCGTCAGATCGTCTTTGGTAAGCGTTGGCTGGTGCTATCAGCCTTTGTTATCTTCGCCGCCATCCTTGGTTCAATCGCTCCGGCGCGTTCTCTGGCCATCGTTCTACAGGCTGCCAGCGCCACTGTCGGCCTTGCTGTCTTGGTTAACTTTGTGGTCGCGCTGCGCCGCCAGCGGGTGCAACGCGCGCAGCGTGCGGCGGCAAAAACCACGATGGCTGATGATCCGAACCCCTGTGTACTTACCACCAAGGAAGGCGATATCGTTGCGCAGAACAACGTCGCGTTAACCACCTTTCTGCGTCCGGCACAGCCCACCATCGCCGACCTGCTCGCGCCGCTTTTCGCGGACCCAGAGGCGCTGTCGTCTCGGCTCGCGGCCAAGGCGACGGAAGGGGGCGCTGCGAAAGAAGACATCAACACCCGTGACGGCACCATGCGCCTGTCCGCGCACCGCGTGGGGGAGGATCTATTTTGGCGGCTCGAAACCTTGTGGGACGCGTCCGAAAACGGCGCTGGCACCAGCGATCACGGGTTGCCAATGGTCATGGCCAGCAACTCGAACGTCATTTTGTTCATGAACGCCGCGGCCCGTAGTCTAGTTGGCAGACGCGTGACGGCGCTAAACCAGATCATCGGCGATATCCCCATCGCATCGGGGGAAATGGTCACCGTGCAGACTGCCAAAGGCCCCATATGCATGACCGTCGCCGAGATCGGAGCCTCGGCCAACCGCCGCGCATTGTATTTTCTGCCCCATGCAAACGACCGATTTCAGGACGCAGGGTGGTCCGCGCTTCAAAACCTGCCGATCCCGCTCATCAAAGTCGCCCCGAGCGGCGAGGTTTTGTCCTTCAACGCTCCGGCAGAGCAGTTGGTGGGCGCGGAATTGACGGAAGGCGTGTCACTTGCCGACGTGATGGAGGGGCTGGGGCGGTCAATCTCGGACTGGTTGCAAGATACGCTGGAAGGGAGATTGCTGCAAAAGCCCGAGTTCCTCAGGCTTAAACGCAGCGATCGGGAAGTGTTTGTGCAGATAAGGTTAAGCCTGATTTCCGAAGGCGGCACGCCCACGCTGATCGCCGTGCTACATGACGCGACCGAGCTTAAATCGTTGGAAGCGCAGTTTACCCAAAGTCAAAAAATGCAGGCTATCGGGCAGCTTGCTGGGGGCGTTGCCCATGATTTTAACAATCTGCTCACCGCTATTTCCGGCCACTGTGACCTGCTCCTTCTGCGCCATGACCCGGGCGATCGTGATTACAGCGATCTGGTACAGATCGACCAGAATGCCAACCGCGCTGCGGCTTTGGTGGGGCAGTTGCTCGCCTTTTCACGCAAGCAGACGCTCCGCCCCGAGACGGTCAATATGCGCGACACGCTCGCCGACCTGACCCAT
Proteins encoded in this region:
- the guaB gene encoding IMP dehydrogenase; amino-acid sequence: MEIREALTFDDVLLVPAASNVLPSTADTRTRVTKSIALNIPLLSSAMDTVTESRMAIAMAQAGGMGVIHRNLTIDEQSKEVRRVKRFESGIVYNPITLRPDQTLADAKALQERYRVTGFPVVDEAGRVVGIVTNRDMRFASDDATPVRLMMSSDNLALLQEPADRDEAISLMKARRIEKLLVTDAKGKLTGLLTLKDTEQAVLNPTACKDNLGRLRVAAATTVGDAGYERSQALVEAGVDMIVIDTAHGHSAGVAEAVRRARDLSSDVQIVAGNVATGDATRALIDAGADAVKVGIGPGSICTTRMVAGVGVPQLTAIMDCAKAAGDVPIIADGGIKFSGDFAKAIAAGASCAMVGSMIAGTDESPGEVILYQGRSFKSYRGMGSLGAMARGSADRYFQKDAASDKLVPEGIEGQVPYKGSANAVVHQLVGGLRAAMGYTGCATVEEMRKNCTFVKITNAGLSESHVHDVQITRESPNYRIG
- a CDS encoding ATP-binding protein — encoded protein: MAQESAARQIVFGKRWLVLSAFVIFAAILGSIAPARSLAIVLQAASATVGLAVLVNFVVALRRQRVQRAQRAAAKTTMADDPNPCVLTTKEGDIVAQNNVALTTFLRPAQPTIADLLAPLFADPEALSSRLAAKATEGGAAKEDINTRDGTMRLSAHRVGEDLFWRLETLWDASENGAGTSDHGLPMVMASNSNVILFMNAAARSLVGRRVTALNQIIGDIPIASGEMVTVQTAKGPICMTVAEIGASANRRALYFLPHANDRFQDAGWSALQNLPIPLIKVAPSGEVLSFNAPAEQLVGAELTEGVSLADVMEGLGRSISDWLQDTLEGRLLQKPEFLRLKRSDREVFVQIRLSLISEGGTPTLIAVLHDATELKSLEAQFTQSQKMQAIGQLAGGVAHDFNNLLTAISGHCDLLLLRHDPGDRDYSDLVQIDQNANRAAALVGQLLAFSRKQTLRPETVNMRDTLADLTHLLNRLVGETVTLTLSHDPILQPIRADKRQLEQVLMNLIVNARDAMPMGGEIKVTTENTQLAEPLTRDRVTVPVGQYVTVQVTDEGEGIPRDRLQKVFEPFYTTKRTGEGTGLGLSTAYGIVKQSGGYIFVDSTIGEGTTFTLYFPCHSKGAEASAPMRLTASPTGSKREDGTVLLVEDEAPVRAFASRALRMRGYTVLEADSAEMALKTLEDQALNIDVFVTDVIMPGMDGPTWVREALKARPGVPVVFVSGYAEDSFGDAQMTIPNSVFLPKPFSLTELTNTVNSQIQ
- a CDS encoding ASKHA domain-containing protein, with amino-acid sequence MSNDPLVVFTPSGKRGHFAKGTPVLTAARQLGVDLDSVCGGRGICSKCQVSPGYGQFSKHGVTVAQDALSEWNSVEQRYKDKRGLIDGRRLGCQAQIMGDVVIDVPAESQVHKQVVRKRAEARDIVLNPSTKLFYVEVQEPDMHDPSGDLERLCDALRDQWQLENVTADLQILQTLQPALRKGAWKVTVAVHLGDDENPARIMHLWPGFYEGSLYGLAVDLGSTTIAAHLCDLQTGEVVASSGVMNPQIRFGEDLMSRVSYSMMNEGGAVEMTRAVRAGMNTLFDEISTEGGIDKGMIVDAVFVCNPVMHHLFLGIDPFELGQAPFALATSNALRLRAMDLDLNIHPSARVYLLPCIAGHVGADAAAVALSEAPDKSDDLVLVVDVGTNAEILLGNRDKVLACSSPTGPAFEGAQISSGQRAAPGAIERVEIDPVSKIARFKVIGSDLWSDDPAFLSQIGASGVTGICGSGIIEMVAEMRIHGIVDAPGLIGTAEQTGSANVFADGRTNSYLVYDGTADGGPRITVTNRDIREIQMAKAALYSGARLLMDKFGVDHVDRVVLAGAFGAHISPKHAMILGMIPDAPLDKVTSAGNAAGTGARIALLNTSSRAEIEETVRNIHKIETAIEPRFQEHFVNASAIPNAVEPFPILNSIVTLPTETFNTGGDSSGGTRRRRRR
- a CDS encoding RsmB/NOP family class I SAM-dependent RNA methyltransferase, whose product is MTPGARISAAIEILNTMADGVPAEQALTRWARGSRYAGSKDRAAVRDHVFDVLRQRRLAAHLGGSDTGRALMIGVLRAQGIDLAPLFNGQGHAPLPLSDAEATAPDASSDMATLWNLPDWIIPLFQASLGADAEAVAQALQSRAPISVRVNTAQATVADVAEALAEAGIETRTNDLCATALTVTEGERKLRNSDSYLHGDVELQDAASQAVVAALPEAERMLDYCAGGGGKALAMAARRDATVFAHDIDPRRMVDLPGRADRAGATVRQVTTDELDGAGPFDVVLCDAPCSGSGSWRRSPEGKWTFTAGRLEELTQIQDKILDHAATLTAKNGTLAYATCSVLQSENEDRAAAFLSRNPDWTQVFTKRFHVDAQGDGFFTAHFKRR